One region of Methanobacterium formicicum DSM 3637 genomic DNA includes:
- a CDS encoding RlmE family RNA methyltransferase — MTQWNKERKNEEYYKKAKQQDYRSRASFKLLQLNRKYKIIKKGDSVVDLGAAPGGWSQVALEATGEDGLVVAVDLNRIKSFPEENFWSIKGDFTHEETLDEIRRTLQGKAQVIISDAAPKLSGIKDLDQLRSIDLARTVLQISDSILKYKGNMIMKVFQGEGYPELLKEVKQNFQTVRTTKPPSSRKKSGEMYVVGRGYRRAGKQN, encoded by the coding sequence ATGACTCAATGGAATAAAGAAAGGAAGAATGAAGAATATTATAAGAAGGCTAAACAACAGGATTATCGTTCCAGGGCTTCTTTTAAACTACTGCAATTAAATCGTAAATATAAAATAATTAAGAAAGGGGATTCTGTGGTTGATCTGGGGGCTGCTCCTGGTGGATGGTCCCAGGTAGCCTTAGAAGCTACCGGTGAAGATGGTTTAGTGGTTGCTGTTGATCTTAACCGGATTAAATCGTTTCCTGAAGAAAATTTCTGGAGTATCAAGGGAGACTTCACCCATGAAGAAACCTTAGATGAAATTAGGCGTACTCTGCAGGGTAAAGCCCAGGTGATCATATCCGATGCTGCCCCTAAACTATCCGGGATTAAAGACCTGGATCAGCTCAGATCCATAGATCTGGCACGAACTGTGCTTCAAATAAGTGATAGTATCCTGAAATATAAAGGTAACATGATTATGAAGGTTTTCCAGGGTGAAGGATATCCTGAACTCCTGAAAGAGGTTAAACAAAATTTTCAAACCGTCAGGACCACCAAACCTCCGTCTTCCCGGAAAAAAAGTGGGGAAATGTATGTAGTTGGTAGAGGTTATAGGAGAGCAGGAAAGCAGAATTAA
- a CDS encoding YfcE family phosphodiesterase: MLIGVISDTHIPERTDHIPEIVFEIFKDMNLILHAGDLVSLQIKDQLEKIAPTICVQGNMDRYMGLDLPKRKNLDLEGIKIGLAHGEVYPRGDTQQLRYIGLEMGVEVLITGHTHWSFIKELPDMLLLNPGSPTVPRLSDPSVMIIELDDGKLDANIVKIGDPTCKALNFRGERE, from the coding sequence ATGTTAATAGGCGTTATTTCTGACACTCATATTCCTGAAAGAACAGACCATATCCCAGAGATAGTTTTTGAAATTTTTAAAGATATGAATCTGATATTACATGCAGGAGATCTGGTTTCACTCCAGATTAAAGATCAGCTGGAGAAGATAGCACCCACCATCTGTGTTCAGGGAAATATGGATCGTTACATGGGTTTAGATCTCCCAAAAAGGAAAAATTTGGATCTTGAAGGGATAAAGATTGGTTTAGCTCATGGTGAGGTTTATCCAAGGGGAGACACTCAACAGTTACGTTATATTGGTTTGGAAATGGGGGTTGAAGTTCTTATAACCGGTCACACCCACTGGTCATTCATAAAAGAGTTACCAGATATGCTGTTACTCAACCCGGGAAGTCCAACTGTGCCCCGACTATCAGATCCTTCAGTGATGATCATAGAATTGGATGACGGTAAATTAGATGCCAATATAGTTAAAATTGGGGATCCCACCTGTAAAGCACTTAATTTTAGAGGAGAAAGAGAATAA
- the topA gene encoding DNA topoisomerase I, giving the protein MHEVIVCEKPKASEKIAAAIPGKAVKKSYKKVPYYEIDEGGKKTTVLSAVGHLYSLSPLKKEKGRMFEVGWVPLYEKDKSKKYVKNYIDAIKKFSKNADRFIHACDYDIEGTLIGFNALKYACGEKSIDNAVRMKFSTLTKEDLLKAYNEPIDLDFNQVDSGEARHVLDFIFGVNISKHLTDSVMKATSRYIQLSAGRVQTPTLAILVEREKEIQSFIPEPYWLIKAKIEGDIIADHKKGKIFDKKVQEEILSDCEGQDAVVSKINVKETPQLPPVPFDLGSLQSEAYGVFGFSPKKTQSIAQNLYSEGYTSYPRTSSQKLPPSIGYKKILGQLKKNAAFRKQIEKLPEPIKPHEGKKTDEAHPAIHPTGLVPKGLGRDYQKLYELIVYRFISVFGENGLLETMKTQLDIGGQEFAFSRKRMAKMGWREHYPYRKVENDEFPLLKEGDRLNAEAYSEEKETKPPARYNQASLIRELEKRGLGTKSTRANIISILYDRKYVEGKKISVNQLGEHLIDTLKKYSQKITSEELTREFETKLEGIMQAEVKKDEIITEAKEEVNSILDDIDVNKMKIGQELYAAYRESMIVGKCKCGGNLIMINSPKGGSFVGCTSYPDCKSTYSMPRGATVLKTKCEECGLPMISFGKPRQRACMDPKCGREGEEPLKNEVVGICPDCGKELIKRRGRYGEFVGCSGFPRCRYTRSLEEKQEQTGQTSEKT; this is encoded by the coding sequence ATGCACGAAGTTATAGTATGCGAAAAACCAAAGGCATCAGAGAAGATAGCCGCAGCCATACCAGGTAAAGCGGTAAAAAAGAGTTATAAAAAGGTACCTTACTATGAAATAGATGAAGGTGGGAAGAAAACTACAGTACTCTCTGCTGTAGGTCATTTATACTCTTTATCTCCCCTGAAAAAGGAGAAAGGACGCATGTTTGAGGTGGGATGGGTCCCACTATATGAGAAGGATAAAAGCAAAAAGTACGTTAAGAACTATATAGATGCCATTAAAAAATTCTCTAAAAACGCAGACCGATTTATTCATGCCTGTGATTACGATATTGAAGGGACATTAATTGGTTTTAATGCATTGAAGTACGCCTGTGGTGAAAAAAGTATTGATAATGCTGTGCGTATGAAATTCTCCACCCTCACCAAAGAGGACCTGTTGAAAGCATACAATGAACCCATTGACCTGGATTTCAACCAGGTTGACAGTGGAGAAGCAAGACACGTTCTGGATTTCATTTTTGGGGTGAACATATCCAAGCACCTTACTGATTCAGTGATGAAAGCCACCAGTCGTTACATACAACTATCTGCAGGGAGAGTGCAAACCCCAACACTAGCTATTCTGGTTGAAAGGGAAAAAGAAATTCAGAGCTTCATCCCGGAGCCTTACTGGCTCATCAAGGCCAAAATTGAAGGGGACATAATTGCTGATCATAAAAAGGGAAAGATCTTCGATAAAAAAGTTCAGGAGGAGATACTCTCTGATTGTGAGGGGCAAGATGCGGTAGTAAGTAAAATAAACGTTAAAGAAACCCCACAGTTACCTCCAGTACCATTTGATCTGGGTTCCCTGCAGTCCGAGGCCTACGGGGTATTCGGATTCAGTCCCAAGAAAACTCAGTCCATTGCCCAGAATTTGTATTCTGAGGGTTACACCTCCTATCCACGTACTTCATCCCAGAAATTACCACCTAGCATTGGTTATAAAAAGATATTGGGGCAGCTGAAAAAGAATGCAGCGTTCAGGAAACAGATTGAAAAACTCCCTGAACCTATTAAACCCCATGAAGGTAAAAAAACCGATGAAGCTCACCCTGCCATTCACCCCACTGGCCTGGTACCGAAAGGACTGGGACGGGATTATCAGAAACTTTACGAGCTTATTGTATACCGTTTCATCAGCGTTTTCGGTGAAAATGGTCTCCTGGAAACCATGAAAACCCAACTGGATATTGGAGGTCAGGAATTTGCCTTCAGCAGGAAGAGAATGGCAAAAATGGGCTGGAGAGAACACTACCCCTACCGCAAAGTGGAAAATGATGAATTCCCACTACTCAAAGAGGGGGATCGGCTGAATGCCGAAGCATACTCTGAAGAAAAAGAGACCAAACCTCCTGCCAGGTACAACCAGGCTTCACTTATTAGGGAACTGGAAAAAAGAGGACTTGGAACCAAATCCACCCGTGCTAATATAATATCTATCCTCTATGACCGGAAATATGTTGAAGGTAAAAAGATATCAGTAAACCAGCTGGGTGAACATCTCATTGACACATTGAAAAAATATTCCCAGAAGATAACCAGTGAAGAGCTAACCCGAGAATTTGAAACCAAGCTTGAGGGCATAATGCAGGCTGAAGTTAAAAAAGATGAGATAATAACCGAAGCTAAAGAGGAAGTAAATTCCATACTGGATGATATTGACGTAAACAAGATGAAAATTGGACAGGAACTCTACGCAGCCTACCGGGAAAGTATGATCGTGGGCAAATGCAAGTGTGGAGGCAACCTCATCATGATTAACTCCCCTAAAGGAGGTAGCTTTGTGGGTTGTACTTCTTACCCAGATTGTAAATCAACCTACTCCATGCCTAGGGGTGCCACAGTTCTTAAAACAAAATGTGAAGAATGTGGACTGCCAATGATATCCTTTGGAAAACCCAGGCAGAGGGCCTGTATGGATCCTAAATGCGGGCGTGAAGGTGAAGAACCTCTAAAGAATGAGGTGGTTGGTATCTGTCCAGATTGTGGAAAAGAACTAATAAAAAGAAGGGGAAGATACGGTGAATTTGTGGGATGCAGTGGTTTTCCACGATGCAGATACACCCGTTCACTGGAAGAAAAACAGGAACAAACAGGGCAAACTTCTGAAAAAACGTAA
- a CDS encoding helix-turn-helix transcriptional regulator, which produces MKTKIKEYRARHNLTQAQLAEKVGVRRETIVFLEKGKYNPSLKLAHDIAVVLEAKIDDIFIFDDEPLENEEHSS; this is translated from the coding sequence ATGAAAACCAAAATAAAAGAATATAGAGCTCGCCATAACCTTACTCAAGCCCAATTGGCGGAAAAAGTAGGTGTTAGAAGAGAAACTATCGTCTTTCTTGAAAAAGGCAAATACAATCCCTCTCTAAAACTAGCTCATGATATAGCTGTAGTTTTAGAAGCTAAAATTGACGATATTTTCATTTTTGATGATGAACCCCTTGAAAATGAAGAACATTCATCTTAA
- a CDS encoding STT3 domain-containing protein, giving the protein MDTKNILTKLKPIIIVLLIFSLVFLLRAEASGIPGVPDQMKTYFQEDNGLPYFSEMDSYYNYRLTNNFINHGYLGDAIVNGTDWDLHSYFPPGRSAEYPPLLIWVTAFFYKLANLFGDFPLLVVSFWTSAIIASLCVIPAYFFIKSISNEYGGIAAAVLVGVSTFYFSHTFAGFFDTDMFGMLLPLLVIWFFSVSITTTKNRKKMLYAAYSAISMLLFALAWSGWWYIFYLVIGVALVYMFVSKYLFKMDTFKSWKGYSSKKQWLLEQPVLLPLLIFVVLSSVLMFIFWGNLFFSQLTEPLSVLQLQSATQGTAYPNVFISVGELQIPSASTVVADVGGIFPFAFGILGLLVIFWNLRIKNDKGKKAKAQGKKKPPKKDRKPRRARKSTKSEEPKETKSEQKGFGGMIPPEKRANYLYYAILFSAWLILTAFAFTKGVRFVEAFSLPIALCAGIFVGFLADYLKNQIEKPAYQYIAIALVLVLVCYGPVTSANAVSNSVVPGTDDAMVNTLTWVKNNTPSNAVMTSWWDYGHLFAVKADRGVTFDGGSQNNARAYWVGKALSTNNEALSAGILKMLASSGDNGYMAVENFTNNTGKTVEIMDKILVVDKTSAQNILTSQYGMTTQQAQNVLQYTHPDNVTQDLFVTSLDMVGKAGWWSYFGNWNFTSKNSTNSIYSLAQANSTSENNAATIQGENNVTVVINGTNVTGGLQVSKNKIAPPHRIIIVTDGTKVSDTVVNNQSSFSILVVKQDTNLITVAMSKDLEDSMFTRLFFMQGAGLTHFKLAHKEPAEGISEVMVWNVS; this is encoded by the coding sequence ATGGATACAAAGAACATCTTAACCAAACTAAAACCAATCATAATAGTCCTCCTTATATTTTCTTTAGTATTCCTCCTTCGGGCGGAGGCATCTGGCATCCCTGGAGTACCAGACCAGATGAAAACTTATTTCCAGGAAGACAACGGTCTTCCTTATTTCAGTGAAATGGATTCATACTATAACTACCGTTTAACTAATAATTTCATAAATCACGGTTATCTTGGGGATGCTATTGTAAATGGTACAGATTGGGATTTGCATTCCTATTTCCCTCCAGGAAGATCCGCTGAATACCCTCCACTGCTTATATGGGTCACGGCGTTCTTCTACAAGTTAGCGAATCTATTCGGGGACTTCCCATTACTGGTGGTCAGTTTCTGGACATCAGCAATCATAGCCTCACTCTGTGTCATACCTGCTTATTTCTTTATCAAGAGTATAAGCAATGAATATGGGGGTATTGCTGCAGCAGTGCTAGTAGGAGTTTCAACATTCTACTTCTCCCACACCTTTGCTGGTTTCTTTGACACAGACATGTTTGGTATGCTCCTACCACTTCTGGTGATATGGTTCTTCAGTGTAAGTATCACCACAACCAAAAACCGGAAAAAAATGCTTTATGCGGCTTATTCAGCTATTTCAATGCTATTATTTGCCCTAGCATGGTCCGGATGGTGGTATATATTCTATCTGGTGATTGGTGTTGCCTTAGTGTACATGTTCGTCTCAAAGTACCTATTTAAGATGGATACCTTCAAATCATGGAAAGGATATTCCAGCAAGAAACAATGGTTACTTGAACAACCAGTTCTACTTCCATTACTCATATTCGTGGTTTTAAGTTCAGTACTGATGTTCATATTCTGGGGAAATTTATTCTTCTCCCAGCTAACCGAACCTTTAAGCGTACTTCAACTTCAATCAGCTACCCAGGGCACAGCCTATCCCAATGTATTCATATCTGTAGGTGAACTGCAGATCCCAAGTGCATCCACAGTGGTGGCAGATGTGGGTGGAATATTCCCATTCGCCTTTGGAATACTGGGACTACTGGTGATCTTCTGGAACCTGAGGATCAAAAACGACAAAGGGAAAAAAGCTAAAGCCCAAGGAAAAAAGAAACCTCCTAAAAAGGATAGAAAGCCTAGAAGGGCAAGAAAATCCACAAAAAGTGAAGAACCCAAGGAAACTAAATCTGAACAAAAAGGATTTGGAGGGATGATACCTCCTGAAAAAAGGGCTAATTATCTATATTATGCCATCCTTTTCTCAGCATGGTTAATACTCACGGCTTTCGCGTTTACGAAAGGTGTAAGATTCGTGGAAGCATTTTCGCTCCCTATAGCACTCTGTGCAGGAATTTTCGTGGGATTCCTTGCTGATTACCTGAAAAATCAGATAGAAAAACCAGCATACCAGTATATAGCAATTGCTTTAGTACTGGTCCTGGTCTGTTACGGTCCAGTAACTTCTGCCAATGCAGTTTCCAACTCTGTAGTGCCTGGAACTGATGATGCAATGGTAAATACACTTACCTGGGTAAAAAATAACACTCCTTCCAATGCAGTAATGACATCCTGGTGGGATTATGGGCACCTGTTTGCTGTGAAGGCAGATAGGGGAGTCACATTTGATGGAGGTTCTCAGAACAATGCACGTGCATATTGGGTTGGTAAAGCCTTATCCACCAATAACGAAGCCCTTTCTGCAGGTATACTCAAGATGTTAGCTTCCAGTGGTGATAATGGTTATATGGCTGTGGAAAACTTCACTAATAACACCGGTAAAACTGTTGAAATTATGGATAAAATCCTGGTTGTTGATAAAACGTCAGCCCAGAACATACTGACCTCTCAGTATGGAATGACCACCCAACAGGCACAGAATGTCTTACAGTACACTCATCCGGATAATGTTACACAGGATCTATTTGTCACCAGTCTGGACATGGTTGGTAAAGCTGGCTGGTGGTCCTACTTTGGAAACTGGAACTTCACCAGTAAAAATTCCACCAACTCCATCTATTCACTGGCCCAGGCTAATTCCACCAGTGAAAACAACGCAGCTACCATTCAGGGTGAAAATAATGTAACCGTCGTAATCAATGGTACCAATGTTACTGGCGGTCTGCAGGTGAGTAAAAACAAGATCGCTCCACCTCATCGCATAATAATAGTTACTGATGGTACAAAAGTATCGGACACTGTTGTTAACAACCAGAGTTCATTTTCCATACTGGTGGTTAAACAGGATACCAACCTGATTACAGTGGCGATGAGTAAGGACCTGGAAGACTCCATGTTCACCCGATTGTTCTTCATGCAGGGAGCTGGATTAACCCACTTTAAACTGGCCCATAAGGAACCTGCTGAAGGAATATCCGAAGTTATGGTGTGGAATGTGAGTTAA
- a CDS encoding GTP-binding protein has protein sequence MDIEDKIRKIEEEITKTPYNKATSHHIGKLKAKISKLREESIKRGSSGTKGRGFTLKKSGDSTVVLVGFPSVGKSTILNQLTNAQSKIGAYEFTTLDVIPGVMEYRGAQIQIFDIPGIIAGASKGKGRGREILSVARNADLIVMVLDVFNPHHQELIMDELINIGIRPNQTAPDVNVKRRKIGGVKVASTVPLTHMDEGTIRSILNEYGVHSADVLIREDVTIDRFIDSLDNSIVYVPLLLVVNKIDLVNPSYLNDLQQNMQNALYIAADKGMMMDELKEEIFDHLKLIRIYLKPQGKKADLEDPLIVRKGSTVEDVAGKLHREFLKNFRHAKVWGSSVKFPGQKVGLDHVMEDKDVLRLIIKK, from the coding sequence ATGGACATCGAAGACAAGATCCGCAAGATCGAAGAGGAGATCACCAAAACTCCCTACAACAAGGCCACATCCCACCATATTGGGAAACTAAAGGCAAAAATCTCGAAGTTAAGGGAAGAATCAATTAAAAGAGGCTCATCAGGCACTAAAGGAAGAGGATTCACCCTTAAAAAGAGTGGAGATTCTACTGTGGTTCTGGTAGGTTTTCCTTCAGTGGGAAAATCAACTATACTCAACCAGCTCACCAATGCACAGTCCAAAATAGGAGCTTATGAGTTCACGACCCTGGATGTCATCCCCGGAGTTATGGAGTACCGTGGAGCTCAAATACAGATATTTGACATTCCAGGTATAATCGCCGGTGCTTCCAAGGGAAAGGGTAGGGGAAGAGAGATCCTCTCCGTAGCTCGTAATGCAGATCTTATAGTAATGGTTCTGGATGTTTTCAACCCGCACCATCAGGAACTGATCATGGATGAACTGATTAACATTGGAATCAGACCTAACCAAACTGCCCCTGATGTTAATGTGAAACGAAGAAAAATAGGTGGAGTTAAAGTAGCATCCACCGTACCCCTCACCCACATGGACGAGGGAACAATCCGCTCCATACTCAATGAGTACGGGGTGCACAGTGCAGATGTACTGATTAGGGAAGATGTTACAATTGATCGTTTCATAGATTCCCTGGATAATAGCATTGTATACGTCCCGCTCTTACTGGTAGTGAACAAAATAGACCTGGTAAATCCATCTTACCTGAATGATCTTCAGCAAAACATGCAGAATGCACTTTACATAGCTGCAGATAAGGGAATGATGATGGATGAGCTTAAAGAAGAAATTTTTGACCATTTAAAACTTATCCGGATTTATCTTAAGCCTCAGGGTAAGAAAGCTGATCTGGAAGATCCCTTAATTGTGAGGAAGGGATCCACTGTGGAGGACGTGGCTGGTAAGCTACACAGAGAATTCCTTAAAAACTTCCGTCATGCGAAAGTATGGGGCAGTTCCGTGAAATTTCCGGGTCAAAAGGTTGGACTGGATCATGTGATGGAAGATAAGGATGTTTTACGTTTAATTATCAAGAAATAG
- a CDS encoding sulfide-dependent adenosine diphosphate thiazole synthase: protein MKLDDIIVSKGIVAGYMEELLDYMEMDVAIGGGGPSGLTAGYYLAKAGFKVALFEKKLSMGGGMWGGGMMFNKIVVQEEGKRILDEMGIRSQEYQEGYYLADSVESASTICSKACQAGLKVFNLMEIEDVMIKEKGVEGLVINWSPVEMAGLHVDPITIGARAVIDATGHPCEVVKVLERKMEAPLKTETGKIMGEKSMWADVAEQRIMDNVTEVYPGMYVTGMAANAVHGSPRMGPIFGGMLLSGEKVAEILIEKLK from the coding sequence ATGAAACTGGATGATATCATAGTCTCTAAGGGAATAGTAGCTGGATACATGGAAGAACTTTTAGATTACATGGAAATGGATGTTGCCATTGGTGGAGGAGGACCTTCAGGTCTCACCGCAGGATATTACCTGGCTAAAGCAGGATTTAAAGTAGCCCTATTTGAGAAAAAGCTCAGTATGGGTGGTGGAATGTGGGGTGGCGGTATGATGTTCAACAAGATCGTGGTCCAGGAAGAAGGAAAACGTATTCTTGATGAAATGGGCATCCGCAGCCAGGAATATCAGGAAGGATACTATCTGGCAGATTCAGTAGAATCAGCTTCCACCATCTGTTCCAAAGCATGTCAGGCCGGACTCAAAGTCTTCAACCTCATGGAAATCGAAGACGTGATGATCAAGGAGAAAGGTGTGGAAGGACTGGTAATCAACTGGAGCCCTGTGGAAATGGCAGGACTACATGTGGATCCCATCACCATCGGAGCCCGGGCAGTGATAGATGCCACAGGACACCCCTGTGAAGTGGTAAAGGTCCTGGAGAGAAAAATGGAAGCACCTCTTAAAACTGAAACCGGTAAAATAATGGGAGAAAAATCCATGTGGGCTGATGTTGCTGAGCAGAGGATAATGGATAACGTTACTGAAGTCTATCCGGGAATGTATGTCACAGGTATGGCAGCCAATGCAGTGCATGGTTCACCCCGTATGGGTCCTATATTTGGTGGTATGCTATTATCTGGGGAAAAAGTAGCGGAAATCTTGATTGAAAAACTGAAATGA
- a CDS encoding adenylate kinase family protein: MIILLTGTPGTGKTTISHLLAEKLGCPLVDINHLVDEKHLYTGLDPEKDYKIVDMDALEGELFKVVGLQNAVDLKKDSLKDSTKSSIKASTKDSIKSSIKASTKDSIKSSIKASTKDSIKSSTKDSIKSSTKDSRNDSSKDFSINPTKNSCIIIEGHLSHYFPQADLVVVFRTEPTTLSERLRKRGWKETKIRENLEAEALDICTWEAHQIHQEKVHEVETTTITPKEVIDVILDIIDAKKSFPVGNIDFSGYLGG, from the coding sequence ATGATTATACTCCTTACTGGAACCCCTGGAACCGGTAAAACTACCATTTCCCATTTGCTGGCAGAAAAGTTAGGCTGCCCGCTGGTGGATATCAACCACCTGGTTGATGAAAAACATCTATACACAGGTTTAGACCCAGAAAAAGACTACAAGATCGTGGACATGGATGCTTTAGAGGGAGAGCTTTTCAAGGTTGTTGGTTTGCAAAATGCAGTTGATCTTAAAAAAGATTCCCTCAAGGATTCCACTAAATCTTCCATTAAAGCTTCCACTAAGGATTCTATTAAATCTTCCATTAAAGCTTCCACTAAGGATTCTATTAAATCTTCCATTAAAGCTTCCACTAAGGATTCTATTAAATCTTCCACTAAGGATTCTATTAAATCTTCCACTAAGGATTCCCGTAATGATTCCAGTAAAGATTTCTCTATAAATCCCACTAAAAATTCCTGTATAATAATTGAAGGCCACCTCTCACATTATTTTCCTCAGGCTGATCTGGTGGTTGTTTTTAGGACTGAACCTACTACTCTCTCAGAAAGACTCCGGAAAAGAGGATGGAAGGAAACTAAAATCCGTGAAAACCTGGAAGCAGAGGCCCTGGATATTTGCACATGGGAAGCCCATCAAATACATCAAGAGAAAGTACACGAAGTTGAAACCACCACGATAACCCCTAAAGAAGTAATTGATGTTATTTTAGATATTATTGATGCTAAAAAATCATTCCCTGTGGGCAATATTGATTTTTCAGGATATCTGGGAGGATAA
- a CDS encoding ribonuclease P protein component 4, producing the protein MRRGRRPRWMIKIASERMEILFQRAEEEFALHPERSNRYVEMSRKIATKYNLKMPSSWRGRFCRNCNHFLKPGFNSQVRLKDSMVNIKCMECGEIMRRPYIKEKKAKRRNKIESRTFQEGTDA; encoded by the coding sequence TTGAGAAGGGGAAGAAGACCGCGATGGATGATAAAAATAGCTTCAGAACGTATGGAAATCCTTTTCCAACGTGCTGAAGAGGAATTTGCCCTTCACCCAGAACGTTCCAATAGATACGTGGAAATGTCTCGAAAAATAGCCACCAAATATAACCTGAAAATGCCATCCTCATGGAGGGGAAGGTTCTGCAGGAACTGTAATCACTTCCTGAAACCTGGTTTTAACTCTCAGGTTCGCCTGAAAGACTCAATGGTAAACATAAAGTGCATGGAATGTGGAGAAATCATGAGAAGGCCTTATATAAAAGAAAAAAAGGCAAAACGGAGGAATAAAATTGAATCCCGCACATTCCAAGAAGGAACTGATGCATAG
- a CDS encoding YhbY family RNA-binding protein — protein MHRSLSTITLNIGKSGVNPGVMDEINRQLKEREVVKLRFSKGISPEKENYITHIIEKSNAKLIDFRGNVAVIFKKKR, from the coding sequence ATGCATAGATCCCTTTCAACCATCACCTTAAACATAGGAAAATCAGGTGTTAATCCTGGTGTTATGGATGAAATAAATCGCCAGCTTAAAGAAAGAGAAGTGGTGAAGCTCAGATTTTCCAAGGGTATATCCCCAGAGAAAGAAAACTATATTACCCACATCATCGAAAAATCAAATGCTAAACTCATTGATTTTAGAGGTAACGTTGCAGTAATCTTCAAAAAAAAGAGATAA
- a CDS encoding 30S ribosomal protein S19e, producing the protein MTTIYDVPADSLISEVAKDLSENKKITPPEWTPFVKTGVHKERRPENPDWWYVRCASILRRVYIDGPVGINSLRTYYGGKKDRGTSPEKFQRGSGSVTRTALHQLEEAGFVEKREDGRVITPAGRSFMDKASFELKKDIPELAKY; encoded by the coding sequence ATGACTACAATTTACGATGTACCTGCTGACTCGCTCATTAGTGAAGTCGCCAAGGACTTAAGTGAAAACAAAAAGATAACCCCCCCAGAATGGACTCCATTCGTTAAAACAGGGGTTCACAAAGAAAGAAGACCAGAAAACCCCGATTGGTGGTACGTACGATGTGCATCCATACTTCGCAGGGTTTACATAGATGGTCCAGTGGGAATAAACAGTCTTAGAACCTACTACGGTGGTAAAAAGGACAGAGGTACCAGTCCTGAAAAATTCCAACGAGGCAGTGGTTCTGTAACTCGAACTGCCCTTCACCAGTTAGAAGAAGCAGGTTTTGTTGAAAAACGAGAAGATGGTCGTGTGATTACTCCTGCTGGAAGATCTTTCATGGATAAAGCATCCTTCGAGTTAAAAAAGGATATTCCAGAACTGGCAAAATATTAA
- a CDS encoding DNA-binding protein, giving the protein MSDIEEIRRRRMQELQQQANQQAQQQAPDAQSQEQMRRELEAQKRQAMMQILTPEARSRLANLRLTKPEFVDQIELQLIQLAQMGRVSSKITDEQLKELLRKLAGQKREINITWK; this is encoded by the coding sequence ATGAGCGATATTGAGGAAATTAGGCGTAGGAGAATGCAAGAACTGCAACAGCAGGCAAATCAACAGGCTCAACAGCAAGCTCCAGATGCCCAATCTCAGGAACAGATGCGTAGGGAGTTGGAAGCTCAGAAGAGACAAGCTATGATGCAGATACTCACCCCTGAAGCGCGCAGTCGCCTGGCTAACCTCCGCCTCACCAAACCCGAGTTCGTGGATCAAATCGAACTTCAGCTTATCCAACTTGCTCAAATGGGCAGGGTATCGTCAAAAATCACTGATGAGCAGCTTAAAGAATTACTCCGTAAGCTAGCTGGTCAAAAAAGAGAAATTAATATCACCTGGAAATGA